The segment AAAATTTAATAAAAATATTGTAAAATACCAAATTAAAATAGCAAATTTAAGGAAATTAATGCGAAAAATCATAGCCCAAATTCTCATCTTTACAGCCATATATATGGCTATCTTTGCTCTTATGAGAGCGGTGATGCTATATAACCTAATTGAGCGTGATATTGATGATTGGGGGGGGGTATTTTGGCATGGGCTTGGGCATGATATGCGGACTTTTAGTGCTATATTTTTGCCTATATTTTTATGTGGATTTCTTAGCTATTTGGGTGGATTTATCAGATTAAATTTAGCCAAATTTTATCAAATTATCTCTAGCATTTATATAGCCATTGTGTCATTTATCGTGGCTATTTTCGCATTTATCAACTACTACTATTATCAAATTTATCAAAATAAGATTGATATGTTTATATTTGGGCTTAAAGATGATGATACCTTGGCTTTATTATCCATTATTTATAGAGATTATCCGGTGGTTTTGATAGTTATATCTGCGGTGGTTTTCGCTATTTTTTCTATATATTTAAATAAAAAAATTTTAAATCTCAAATTCCCTAAAAACACCAAACCGCTTTGGGTATTGATAATTTGTAATATCATCTTGATTTATGGATATATCGTTGCTTTAAGAGGACATGTAAGCTATAACGCACTTAGAGCCTCTACATATCAATTTAGCACATTTAAGCCATTTAATGAAATCTCTACTAATCCTATTATGGCACTATCTTGGGCGATAAAAGAGTATAAAAATCAAGCCAATTTCCCATCTGTAAAGATGAGTAGAATCAAAGAGTTTGAAAAGAGCTTATTTCCACTATTTAACACAACTTCTCAAAATCCAAATCACGCTAAAATGCATATACATTTTAACCTTATGGAGAGTTTTGGGCTTGGGTTATTACAAGAGGATGAGAGATTAGAAAAGCTTCTTTTAGGCTCATTATATAGCCATTTTCAAAGCGATTTTGTATTCAAAAGATTTTTGCCATCAACTAACGGGACAATAGATAGCTTAAATAGAATACTATTTCAAAGCCCTATAATCAATCTCACAAGTAGCAAATTTCAAAAGACTAAGCTACCTTTATCAGTTATTGATATCTATAAAAAAGCTGGCTATAGAGTGGTTTTTGCTTATGCGGGGAATTCTGCTTGGTATAATATAAATTACTTTTTAAAAGCTCAAGGCGTAGATGATATAGTAGATGAAACAATACTTATAAACCAATATCCAACCGCAAATACCTCTAAACACCCTTACGGAATCAAAGATGAGTATATGTATAATAAGATTTACGAGATCTTAGATAACGCCACAACCCCAACACTCATAATATCGCTTACCATATCTAATCACCCACCATATCTACACAATGACA is part of the Campylobacter lanienae NCTC 13004 genome and harbors:
- a CDS encoding LTA synthase family protein, producing the protein MRKIIAQILIFTAIYMAIFALMRAVMLYNLIERDIDDWGGVFWHGLGHDMRTFSAIFLPIFLCGFLSYLGGFIRLNLAKFYQIISSIYIAIVSFIVAIFAFINYYYYQIYQNKIDMFIFGLKDDDTLALLSIIYRDYPVVLIVISAVVFAIFSIYLNKKILNLKFPKNTKPLWVLIICNIILIYGYIVALRGHVSYNALRASTYQFSTFKPFNEISTNPIMALSWAIKEYKNQANFPSVKMSRIKEFEKSLFPLFNTTSQNPNHAKMHIHFNLMESFGLGLLQEDERLEKLLLGSLYSHFQSDFVFKRFLPSTNGTIDSLNRILFQSPIINLTSSKFQKTKLPLSVIDIYKKAGYRVVFAYAGNSAWYNINYFLKAQGVDDIVDETILINQYPTANTSKHPYGIKDEYMYNKIYEILDNATTPTLIISLTISNHPPYLHNDKSQLNLDLNSSEIDRYATDYKALLSAYKYANNAFGEYLNNIKNSKFKDNIIVAASGDHANREYKFDYKNEIAFGISVPFYLYIPQNLQNNIYYDKDRIGSHKDIFPTLYNLSLNETKYLNIGGKNMLSKPSDERFEFAMHINVWADSDGIYPNFNNSKYKFQNSQTLKNSDEAFKPSDNKAKFHKLYEDYIYHALALRLGLVE